In Prochlorococcus marinus str. MIT 1214, one DNA window encodes the following:
- a CDS encoding alpha/beta hydrolase — translation MNLNYSNIILLLVLFFYPSAKSAEKLFLYKGTFSRSINIEELSKFNTTKEISQKLENLMKITNLNDKDLHNFLSYKIKIPLKTSSKLMNSKIGEVFLSRLSKIIYTNKISNKKTSTKAIRSAIILSSYKNNERMNLIDFFKEYPNKNIAIDLNALNKALEKVESLKELIDFYSNSPFQKLKDGSSST, via the coding sequence ATGAATTTAAATTACTCAAATATAATATTGTTACTAGTTTTATTTTTTTATCCAAGTGCAAAAAGTGCGGAAAAGCTTTTTCTATACAAAGGAACTTTTAGTAGGTCAATAAATATAGAGGAGTTGAGTAAATTTAATACAACAAAAGAAATCAGTCAAAAGTTAGAAAATTTAATGAAAATTACAAACCTAAATGATAAAGATCTTCATAATTTTTTATCTTATAAAATAAAAATTCCATTAAAAACAAGTAGTAAATTAATGAATAGTAAAATAGGTGAAGTATTTTTAAGCAGATTATCTAAAATTATTTATACGAACAAAATATCAAATAAAAAAACAAGTACAAAAGCTATAAGATCTGCAATTATATTAAGCTCTTATAAAAATAATGAGAGAATGAATCTTATAGATTTTTTCAAAGAATATCCAAATAAAAATATTGCTATAGATCTAAACGCATTGAACAAAGCACTTGAAAAAGTAGAATCATTAAAAGAGTTAATCGATTTCTACTCCAATTCTCCTTTTCAAAAGCTAAAAGATGGAAGCTCTAGCACTTAG
- a CDS encoding ABC1 kinase family protein, with protein sequence MAEELSDFIEASGLLEYDPVAIDSIYKKNPIRLLRRLWQTLLPIGLFLLGVGWEKLIGSLEKNERKTFRAKEFTQLLVDLGPAFIKAGQALSTRPDIVPPTVLEELAQLQDQLPGFESKLAMACIEQDLEDKIENIFQEIDREPISAASLGQVHKATLKNGEKVAVKIQRPGLREQITLDLYIVRNIAIWFKNNIGIIRSDLVALIDELGKRIFEEMDYINEAKNAEKFKKLHSANKKIAVPKIYREATSRRVLTMEWIDGTKLTNIDAVKNLGINPNEMVKIGVSCSLQQLIEHGFFHADPHPGNILAMDDGRLCYLDFGMMSDITQQSRIGLIRAVVHLVNKRFDKLSYDFVQLGFLSEEVDLTPIAPAFESVFSTALEIGVNKMDFKAVTDDMSSIMYKFPFKLPPYYALIIRSLITLEGIALSVDPDFKILGAAYPYFARRLMEDENPELRNSLKEMLFDENNLKLERLDDLLKSATKEKQLDSEKIVDQTINFLFSKKGLILRNELVNILASKIDSIGWKTVIKLNDKLPSKIRSKTIEKSSKINTKKVINLSSISKLFNKSKIKPGFKRKIILKKLPKILITKDTYKMGYGLMKKTSEKGLIRLVKVAAGVEQ encoded by the coding sequence ATGGCCGAAGAACTCAGCGATTTTATTGAAGCCTCAGGTCTACTTGAGTATGACCCGGTGGCTATTGACTCAATCTACAAAAAAAATCCAATTCGTCTACTTCGCAGGCTTTGGCAGACACTATTACCCATTGGATTGTTTTTACTTGGCGTTGGATGGGAAAAGTTAATTGGTTCCTTAGAAAAAAACGAGAGAAAAACTTTTAGAGCCAAAGAATTTACCCAACTGCTTGTTGATTTAGGACCAGCATTTATAAAAGCAGGACAAGCACTATCTACCAGACCAGATATTGTTCCTCCAACAGTTTTAGAAGAACTAGCACAGCTTCAAGATCAACTACCAGGTTTTGAAAGTAAACTGGCTATGGCATGCATTGAACAAGATTTAGAAGACAAAATAGAAAACATTTTTCAAGAAATAGATAGGGAACCAATTTCGGCAGCATCTTTAGGACAAGTACATAAAGCAACACTCAAAAATGGAGAAAAAGTTGCTGTTAAGATTCAAAGACCAGGCTTAAGAGAACAAATAACTTTAGATCTATACATAGTGAGAAATATAGCTATATGGTTTAAGAATAATATTGGGATTATTAGAAGTGATTTAGTGGCTTTAATAGATGAACTGGGCAAAAGAATATTTGAGGAAATGGATTACATTAATGAAGCTAAAAATGCAGAAAAATTTAAGAAGCTTCATAGCGCCAATAAAAAAATTGCAGTCCCAAAAATTTATAGAGAGGCTACAAGTAGAAGAGTGCTAACAATGGAATGGATAGATGGCACAAAATTAACAAACATAGACGCTGTCAAAAATTTAGGAATTAATCCAAATGAGATGGTAAAAATAGGTGTAAGTTGCAGTCTTCAGCAATTAATTGAACATGGTTTTTTTCACGCTGATCCGCATCCAGGAAACATCTTAGCTATGGATGATGGTCGTTTATGTTATTTAGACTTTGGTATGATGAGTGATATTACACAACAATCTAGAATTGGATTAATTAGAGCTGTTGTTCACCTTGTAAATAAAAGATTTGATAAGCTTTCGTATGATTTTGTTCAACTAGGCTTTCTCTCTGAAGAAGTTGATTTAACACCCATTGCGCCAGCTTTTGAAAGCGTTTTTAGTACTGCTTTAGAGATAGGAGTCAATAAAATGGATTTCAAGGCTGTAACAGATGATATGTCTAGTATAATGTATAAATTTCCTTTTAAATTACCACCTTATTATGCACTAATAATTAGATCTTTGATTACTTTAGAAGGAATAGCACTTAGTGTTGATCCAGATTTCAAAATATTAGGAGCAGCATATCCTTATTTTGCAAGAAGACTCATGGAAGATGAAAACCCAGAACTGAGAAATAGTTTAAAAGAGATGCTTTTTGATGAAAACAATCTAAAGTTAGAAAGATTAGATGATCTTTTAAAAAGTGCTACTAAAGAAAAACAATTAGATAGTGAAAAAATTGTAGACCAAACGATTAATTTTTTGTTTTCTAAAAAAGGTCTTATTCTTAGAAACGAATTAGTAAATATTTTAGCTTCAAAAATTGATTCTATTGGATGGAAAACAGTAATAAAATTGAATGATAAACTTCCATCAAAAATACGTTCAAAGACAATAGAAAAATCTTCAAAGATTAATACAAAAAAAGTTATTAATCTATCTTCAATTAGTAAATTATTTAACAAATCAAAAATAAAGCCTGGATTCAAAAGAAAAATAATATTAAAAAAATTACCAAAAATTTTAATAACCAAAGATACTTACAAAATGGGTTATGGGTTAATGAAAAAAACTTCTGAAAAAGGATTAATCAGATTAGTTAAAGTTGCAGCCGGTGTAGAACAATAA
- a CDS encoding DNA repair protein RecN, with protein sequence MLTSLRFQNIALFGNLEIDFDKGFTVFTGQTGSGKSIFIDTLNALLANKKTSLDNRLVPKGSVFSSIEGVFSVLQKTKDWLINQEFDVDEELIVTREWRLKDHKYKSRFRINGVLVNKNQISELRSLLFDFTLQGDTYILNNSCYQLSLLDSLGLKKIEESITQVKQDWKIWHDSNLRLEQVRDKISDSKKEFEEMQYIYNDLDKLDLEDPEEEAKLETDQNRLSNILRLKEGVKSLLIRLNESLDEYPSIIDHTNFCINELKTLSQIDSTLEPIFDNFYRITNNLNDLIYQINDYEKTLDIDPSFLNDLQVRLSTLKFYQTKYRRNIADLIIYKNELINCLSSQDDSNNINQLSSFEYKKRMIRDKSNINLSVIRKTIALKFEHELINSLKKLGIPNIRFKVVFEECEPTSNGIDKVTFMFSANPGLPLAPLGESASGGEKSRVLLAIKSIFASFDQTNLLIFDEIDSGVSGSVSSYVAKLLSELSKHRQVFCVTHQPLIAAFADNHFALKKTIFEGCTKSSVTNLKETADRQRELALLAGGQIVDANAYAASLLEHKAA encoded by the coding sequence ATGCTAACTAGCCTTCGTTTTCAAAATATAGCTTTATTTGGGAACTTAGAGATAGACTTTGATAAGGGTTTTACCGTTTTTACAGGGCAAACTGGTTCAGGTAAATCAATATTTATTGATACATTGAATGCTCTATTGGCGAATAAAAAAACTTCTCTAGATAATCGATTGGTACCTAAAGGATCTGTTTTTTCATCAATTGAAGGTGTTTTTTCTGTATTGCAGAAGACAAAAGATTGGTTAATCAATCAAGAATTTGATGTTGATGAAGAATTAATTGTGACCAGGGAATGGCGGCTGAAAGATCATAAATATAAATCTAGATTTAGAATTAATGGTGTATTAGTTAATAAAAATCAAATATCAGAATTAAGATCACTTTTGTTTGATTTTACTTTACAAGGTGATACTTACATTTTGAACAACTCATGTTATCAATTAAGTTTATTAGATTCTTTAGGTTTAAAAAAAATTGAAGAATCTATTACTCAAGTAAAGCAAGATTGGAAAATCTGGCATGATTCTAATCTAAGGCTTGAGCAGGTAAGAGATAAAATCTCTGATTCAAAAAAAGAGTTTGAGGAAATGCAGTATATATACAATGATTTAGATAAATTAGATTTAGAAGATCCAGAGGAGGAAGCTAAGCTAGAAACTGATCAGAATCGTTTATCAAATATTTTAAGATTAAAAGAAGGAGTTAAATCTTTATTAATTCGTTTAAATGAAAGCTTAGATGAATATCCATCAATTATAGATCATACTAATTTTTGCATTAATGAATTAAAAACATTGTCTCAAATTGATTCTACTCTAGAACCGATTTTTGATAACTTTTATAGAATAACTAACAATCTCAATGATTTAATTTATCAGATAAATGATTATGAAAAAACATTAGATATTGATCCATCTTTTTTAAATGATTTACAAGTTAGATTATCTACTCTCAAATTTTATCAAACAAAATATCGAAGAAATATAGCAGATCTGATTATCTATAAAAATGAATTAATTAATTGTTTATCTTCTCAAGATGATTCTAATAATATCAATCAACTTTCTTCATTCGAATATAAAAAAAGAATGATTAGAGACAAGTCTAATATAAATTTATCAGTGATAAGAAAAACTATTGCATTAAAATTTGAACATGAATTGATCAATAGTTTGAAAAAATTAGGTATTCCTAATATTCGCTTTAAAGTTGTTTTTGAAGAATGTGAACCAACAAGTAACGGGATTGATAAAGTTACCTTTATGTTTTCAGCAAATCCAGGTCTTCCCTTAGCCCCTCTTGGAGAATCAGCTTCAGGAGGTGAGAAATCTAGGGTTCTTCTTGCAATAAAGTCAATCTTTGCTTCATTTGATCAAACTAATTTATTAATTTTTGATGAAATTGATTCAGGTGTTAGTGGATCAGTTAGTAGTTATGTGGCTAAGTTGCTTAGTGAATTGTCAAAGCATCGACAAGTTTTTTGTGTAACTCATCAACCTTTAATTGCAGCATTTGCTGATAATCATTTTGCTTTAAAAAAGACTATTTTCGAAGGTTGTACCAAGTCCTCTGTCACTAATTTAAAGGAAACCGCAGATAGGCAAAGAGAATTGGCTCTATTGGCTGGGGGTCAAATTGTAGATGCCAATGCCTATGCGGCGAGCTTGCTGGAACACAAAGCTGCATGA
- a CDS encoding PRC-barrel domain-containing protein — MAIPTKLLLSDLLKHNVRCDKGIDHGPVVNPWMHPPVHRILGLISRPSNMRLERHVWRLDQVKGLNQQEVFLKGAYSISDDQTLERFPTLINANVFNRSGQKLGLIADCFFELKNGKIQYYLVSRTNPLIPGTSRWRLSISQIIDKQPGSISCDIDTFEDLPIQKASIKEEFLSKSRKWKTQFQDLTYNASDRLEGWIDDQISENTKESIKDSYKTQNDQDSYDDWIDNLDIDSLEEFNTMNKRQRNKDLPNERDLDPWI, encoded by the coding sequence TTGGCTATTCCTACTAAGTTACTATTAAGTGATTTATTAAAACATAATGTTCGGTGTGATAAAGGAATCGATCATGGTCCAGTAGTTAACCCATGGATGCATCCTCCTGTACATCGCATATTGGGATTAATAAGCCGTCCCTCTAATATGAGATTAGAAAGACATGTTTGGAGGTTAGATCAAGTAAAAGGATTAAATCAGCAAGAAGTATTTTTAAAAGGAGCTTATTCAATTTCTGATGATCAAACTTTAGAACGTTTTCCTACTTTAATAAATGCTAATGTTTTTAATAGAAGTGGTCAAAAATTAGGATTAATAGCTGATTGTTTTTTTGAACTTAAAAATGGAAAAATACAATATTATTTAGTTAGTCGAACAAATCCTCTGATACCAGGAACAAGTAGATGGCGTTTATCTATATCTCAAATTATCGATAAACAACCTGGTTCTATCTCATGCGATATTGATACATTTGAAGATTTACCAATACAGAAAGCAAGTATAAAAGAAGAATTTCTTAGTAAGAGTAGAAAATGGAAAACTCAATTTCAAGATTTGACTTATAACGCTTCTGATAGACTGGAGGGATGGATTGATGATCAAATTAGTGAGAATACTAAAGAATCTATTAAAGATTCTTATAAAACTCAGAATGATCAGGATTCATATGACGACTGGATAGATAATTTAGATATAGATAGTTTAGAAGAATTTAATACAATGAATAAACGACAAAGAAATAAAGATTTACCTAATGAGAGAGATCTTGATCCTTGGATTTAA
- the dnaN gene encoding DNA polymerase III subunit beta codes for MKLNCSQTELNTALQLVSRAVSNRPTHPVLANVLLAADEVTGKLRLTGFDLSLGIQTSISAFIEKSGAITLPAKLFGEIISKLSNDSPLVLTSDENSQQVELTSKSGTYQVRGMLADDFPDLPLVENGTSLKLNPLLLSNAIKSTLFASSTDDAKQLLTGINLTFDGYGIESAATDGHRLAVLNLNNIVYESKDINNTLDVDKFSITLPSKSLREVEKFLSTCDISQPINFFIDKGQVVFISVDEIITIRTLEGSYPNYSQLLPETFSNVLEFDRKEFIASLERVAVLADQHNNVIKLTTDSDAKLIKISTDAQDIGTCFESLPVSFKGESFQIAFNVRYLLDGLKVIDSNLIKLSCNAPTTPAVFSPVNSDVNFIYLVMPIQIRN; via the coding sequence ATGAAGTTAAATTGCTCACAAACTGAATTGAATACTGCTCTTCAGTTAGTAAGTAGAGCCGTTTCCAATCGACCGACACACCCTGTCCTAGCAAATGTATTATTGGCAGCTGATGAAGTTACAGGAAAGCTTCGCTTAACTGGCTTTGATTTAAGTTTAGGAATACAAACTTCAATATCAGCTTTCATAGAAAAAAGTGGGGCTATTACTTTACCTGCTAAGTTATTTGGTGAAATTATTTCTAAATTATCTAATGATTCTCCATTAGTTTTAACATCTGATGAAAATAGTCAACAAGTCGAATTAACAAGTAAAAGTGGTACATATCAGGTAAGAGGTATGCTTGCAGATGATTTTCCTGATTTACCTTTGGTGGAAAATGGAACATCACTTAAACTAAATCCTTTATTATTATCTAATGCAATTAAATCTACTTTATTTGCAAGTAGTACTGATGATGCTAAGCAATTACTTACAGGTATTAATCTTACTTTTGATGGGTATGGTATTGAATCAGCAGCTACAGATGGTCATCGATTAGCAGTTTTAAACTTAAATAATATTGTATATGAATCAAAAGATATAAATAATACTTTAGATGTTGATAAATTTTCTATTACATTACCTTCTAAATCTTTAAGAGAGGTTGAAAAGTTTTTAAGTACTTGTGATATTAGTCAACCAATTAATTTTTTTATTGACAAAGGGCAAGTAGTTTTTATATCTGTTGATGAAATTATAACTATTCGGACTTTAGAGGGTTCTTATCCAAATTATTCTCAATTATTACCAGAAACTTTTTCTAATGTATTAGAGTTTGATAGAAAAGAATTTATTGCCTCCTTAGAAAGAGTTGCTGTTTTAGCTGATCAACACAATAATGTTATCAAATTAACTACTGACAGCGATGCTAAATTAATTAAAATAAGTACTGATGCTCAAGATATAGGAACTTGTTTTGAGTCTTTACCTGTGTCTTTTAAAGGTGAATCATTTCAAATAGCATTTAATGTTAGATATTTATTAGATGGACTTAAAGTTATAGATTCAAATCTTATTAAGTTAAGTTGTAATGCACCCACAACACCTGCTGTTTTTTCACCTGTTAATAGTGATGTTAATTTTATTTACTTAGTAATGCCTATACAAATTAGAAATTAA
- the thrC gene encoding threonine synthase — MAITKKLKQLFSSSPKKNNWDGLIEAYKPWLPVSNKTPIITLKEGATPLIEVKSIANRIGKGVKVYVKYDGLNPTGSFKDRGMTMAISKAKEEGCEAVICASTGNTSASAAAYASKGGMKSFVIIPDGYVAQGKLAQALVYGAEVLAIKGNFDKALDIVRELSEKYPITLVNSLNPYRLQGQKTAAFEIIENLGNAPDWLCIPMGNAGNISAYWMGFQEYFHANKSKKLPRMMGFQARGSAPLVEGQRIKNPETIATAIRIGNPVNKEKALIARESSNGKFSSVTDSEIIDAYKILGKEEGIFCEPASAASVAGLLKIKTDVPKNSIIVCVLTGNGLKDPDCAINNNDSIFHTGVEAEINSIAKKMGF, encoded by the coding sequence GTGGCAATTACTAAAAAGCTAAAGCAACTATTCTCTTCTAGCCCAAAAAAAAATAATTGGGATGGGCTTATAGAAGCTTACAAACCATGGCTACCAGTATCAAATAAAACTCCCATCATCACTTTAAAAGAAGGTGCAACTCCTCTAATAGAAGTCAAGTCAATAGCTAATCGCATAGGAAAAGGAGTAAAAGTATATGTGAAATATGACGGTCTTAATCCAACAGGGTCATTTAAAGATAGAGGAATGACAATGGCGATCAGTAAAGCAAAAGAAGAAGGTTGCGAAGCTGTAATTTGCGCAAGTACAGGTAATACATCAGCATCTGCAGCTGCTTACGCCAGTAAAGGAGGAATGAAGTCTTTCGTTATCATTCCAGACGGATACGTAGCTCAAGGAAAATTAGCTCAAGCGTTAGTTTATGGAGCAGAAGTATTAGCTATTAAAGGAAATTTTGATAAAGCATTAGATATTGTTAGAGAGTTATCGGAAAAATATCCAATAACACTAGTTAATTCTTTAAATCCTTATAGATTACAAGGTCAAAAAACAGCAGCTTTTGAAATAATAGAAAATCTTGGAAATGCTCCTGATTGGCTATGTATTCCAATGGGCAATGCAGGTAATATAAGTGCCTACTGGATGGGATTTCAAGAATATTTTCATGCAAATAAATCGAAAAAACTTCCTCGAATGATGGGGTTTCAAGCAAGGGGTTCTGCTCCCTTAGTTGAAGGTCAGCGAATAAAGAATCCAGAAACTATTGCCACTGCGATTAGAATTGGAAATCCTGTTAATAAAGAAAAAGCGCTCATAGCAAGAGAATCTAGCAATGGTAAATTCTCATCAGTTACAGACTCAGAAATAATAGATGCATATAAAATTCTTGGAAAAGAAGAAGGAATCTTTTGCGAACCTGCTAGCGCAGCTTCCGTAGCAGGTTTATTAAAGATTAAAACTGATGTTCCAAAAAATTCAATTATTGTTTGTGTTTTAACTGGGAACGGCCTAAAAGACCCTGATTGCGCAATTAATAACAATGATTCAATTTTTCATACAGGTGTAGAAGCGGAAATCAATTCAATAGCAAAAAAGATGGGGTTTTGA
- the purL gene encoding phosphoribosylformylglycinamidine synthase subunit PurL: MTFLEKNDFQELINSSNFFVEYDVFSSLIQEGLKESDYVEICRRLKRPPNRNELGMFGVMWSEHCCYRNSRPLLKNFPTTGPRILVGPGENAGVVDIGCGQKLVFKIESHNHPSAVEPFQGAATGVGGILRDIFTMGARPIALLNALRFGLLEDEKNISLLEGVVAGIAHYGNCVGVPTIGGEVGFDSSYSGNPLVNAMALGLMETDEIVCSGASGIDFPVLYVGNTTGRDGMGGASFASSELSKTSIDDRPAVQVGDPFLEKGLIEACLEAFKTGYVIAAQDMGAAGLTCSCSEMASKGDVGIELNLDLVPAREKGMTAYEFLLSESQERMLFVVKPGSEEELRKLFMRWGLYVEVVGKVLKEKVVKVLHKGQIVANLPASALADDTPVEEHLLINSTPEYLKDHWKWTEDVLPKNLKDGIIKINNNLFISWNNILINLLSTPSIASKNWIYKQYDYQVQSNTVVAPGEADAAVIRIRPQNDFKTKSNQNRGIASVVDCNDRWVYLDPKRGSIAAVAEAARNLSCVGAEPIAITNNLNFSSPEKPVGFWQLSMSCEGITNACKELNTPVTGGNVSLYNDTKQSNNTVIPIHPTPVIGMVGLIEDINKVCKKSWIKEGDQILMLGLPLEINNNQDNRISLSASSFLEYIHGLKTGRPPEIDLNLEKQVHLFLRNIIKKCMINSAHDLGDGGLAVALAECCISSGLGANIVIPSSEARLDRLLFAEGGGRVLISCSVDQSLELKKYYEKISLEQTNSFSICNLGTVNNQNKLLVYQDNNLIIDVDIPSLEDAYKNTISKKITK, encoded by the coding sequence ATGACATTTTTAGAGAAAAATGATTTTCAAGAATTAATCAATTCATCAAATTTTTTTGTTGAATACGATGTCTTTTCGTCTCTAATTCAAGAGGGGTTAAAAGAATCTGATTATGTGGAAATCTGTAGAAGACTTAAGCGACCACCTAACAGAAACGAATTAGGCATGTTTGGTGTTATGTGGTCTGAACATTGTTGTTATCGGAATTCCCGTCCTTTATTAAAAAACTTTCCTACAACTGGTCCTCGAATCCTTGTAGGTCCTGGAGAAAATGCAGGAGTTGTAGATATTGGTTGTGGCCAAAAATTAGTTTTTAAAATTGAGAGTCATAATCATCCATCTGCTGTAGAGCCCTTCCAAGGTGCAGCAACAGGTGTAGGTGGAATTTTGAGGGATATTTTTACTATGGGAGCAAGACCAATAGCATTATTAAATGCTTTAAGATTTGGCCTTTTAGAAGATGAAAAAAATATTAGTTTACTAGAAGGTGTAGTAGCAGGAATTGCTCATTATGGGAATTGTGTAGGTGTTCCAACTATTGGAGGAGAAGTAGGATTTGATAGTAGTTATTCAGGTAATCCTTTAGTTAATGCAATGGCATTGGGATTGATGGAAACAGATGAAATAGTTTGTTCAGGGGCTAGTGGTATAGATTTTCCAGTTCTTTATGTAGGAAATACAACTGGTAGAGATGGAATGGGTGGAGCAAGTTTTGCTAGTTCCGAACTTTCGAAAACTTCTATAGATGATCGACCTGCTGTCCAAGTTGGTGATCCTTTTCTTGAAAAGGGATTAATAGAAGCTTGTTTAGAGGCATTTAAAACAGGATATGTAATTGCTGCTCAGGATATGGGAGCTGCAGGACTTACTTGTAGTTGTTCTGAAATGGCTTCAAAAGGTGATGTAGGAATTGAATTGAACCTAGATCTTGTTCCAGCACGAGAAAAGGGAATGACTGCCTATGAATTCTTGTTATCTGAATCTCAAGAACGAATGTTATTTGTTGTTAAACCTGGCTCGGAAGAAGAACTGAGAAAATTATTTATGAGATGGGGATTATATGTTGAAGTCGTCGGAAAAGTTTTAAAAGAAAAGGTTGTAAAAGTCTTACATAAAGGACAAATTGTAGCAAATTTACCAGCATCTGCACTTGCTGATGATACACCTGTAGAGGAACATTTATTAATCAATTCAACTCCTGAATATTTAAAAGATCATTGGAAATGGACTGAAGATGTATTACCTAAAAATTTAAAAGATGGAATTATTAAAATAAATAATAATTTATTTATTAGTTGGAATAATATTCTTATAAACTTATTAAGTACTCCATCAATAGCATCAAAAAATTGGATATATAAACAATACGATTATCAAGTTCAATCTAATACAGTTGTTGCTCCTGGAGAAGCTGATGCAGCCGTTATAAGAATTAGACCTCAAAATGATTTTAAAACTAAATCAAATCAAAATAGAGGAATAGCATCCGTTGTAGATTGTAATGATAGGTGGGTGTATTTAGATCCTAAACGTGGAAGTATTGCTGCTGTTGCAGAAGCAGCTAGAAATTTAAGTTGTGTAGGAGCTGAACCTATCGCGATTACTAATAATTTAAATTTTTCTTCCCCTGAAAAACCTGTGGGATTTTGGCAATTATCAATGTCTTGCGAAGGCATAACTAATGCATGTAAAGAATTAAACACACCTGTTACTGGAGGCAATGTCTCTTTATATAATGATACAAAACAATCAAATAATACTGTTATTCCAATACATCCAACGCCTGTAATTGGTATGGTTGGATTGATAGAAGATATTAATAAAGTTTGTAAAAAATCTTGGATTAAAGAAGGTGATCAAATATTGATGTTAGGATTACCTTTAGAAATTAATAACAATCAAGATAATAGAATTTCATTATCTGCTTCATCTTTTTTAGAGTATATACATGGTTTGAAAACAGGAAGGCCGCCAGAAATAGATTTAAATTTAGAGAAACAAGTTCATTTATTCTTAAGAAATATAATTAAAAAATGTATGATTAATTCAGCTCATGATTTAGGTGATGGAGGATTAGCAGTAGCTTTAGCTGAATGTTGTATTTCTTCTGGGCTAGGAGCAAATATTGTTATCCCTTCAAGCGAAGCAAGGTTAGATCGTCTCCTTTTTGCTGAAGGAGGAGGAAGAGTTTTAATTAGTTGTTCAGTTGATCAAAGCTTAGAATTAAAAAAATATTATGAAAAGATTTCATTAGAACAAACTAATAGTTTTTCAATATGTAATTTAGGGACTGTAAATAATCAAAACAAATTATTAGTTTATCAAGATAATAATTTGATTATAGATGTTGATATTCCTAGCTTGGAAGATGCATATAAAAATACTATATCTAAAAAAATAACTAAATAA